The following coding sequences are from one Rutidosis leptorrhynchoides isolate AG116_Rl617_1_P2 chromosome 11, CSIRO_AGI_Rlap_v1, whole genome shotgun sequence window:
- the LOC139875179 gene encoding uncharacterized mitochondrial protein AtMg00810-like, which produces MAGCNPSRTPVDTCTKLTASGPRVKDPTLYRSLVRVLQYLTFTHPDISYAVQQICLFMHDPREPHLAALRRILRYVQGTIDLGLQLHASPATSLTAYSDADWAGCPTTRRSTSGYCVFLGDNLLSWSSKRQQTPSRFSAEAEYRGVANVVAETC; this is translated from the coding sequence ATGGCTGGTTGCAATCCCAGCAGAACACCTGTCGACACCTGCACCAAACTCACAGCATCCGGACCTCGTGTCAAGGATCCCACATTATACCGTAGCCTCGTCAGAGTTCTTCAGTACCTCACATTTACTCACCCTGATATCTCATATGCGGTACAGCAGATTTGTCTCTTCATGCATGATCCCCGAGAGCCTCACCTTGCTGCTCTACGACGTATATTACGGTATGTCCAGGGTACTATTGATCTCGGCCTTCAGCTACATGCCTCTCCTGCTACATCTCTGACTGCATACTCCGATGCCGACTGGGCTGGTTGCCCGACTACTCGCCGCTCCACCTCAGGCTATTGTGTATTCCTTGGTGATAATCTTTTGTCCTGGTCCTCCAAGCGACAACAGACTCCATCCCGCTTCAGTGCTGAAGCGGAATATCGCGGTGTCGCAAACGTCGTGGCCGAGACATGTTAG